The genomic region aaaatatatataatacatcaaaatactaaaaacaccaaaataaatatttcccaacaaattgaaaataaaatttcaaaatatgtatacttaaataacactatgatagatacaacttaacaagcaaatgcctctaaaataataacaaaattaacaaatatttttaaaataataataaaattaacaataaaataagttttatacaatatacaaacaataacaacaaaatagtagtaatataatagtaaaatggtagcaaaatagggagaaaacaatagaaaataatgttaaaaaaattatcCTTTAGTGAATTCAAGCCGGCTTGGACTAAAAATGTCTTACTCGAGGCCCGACCCATTTTTagacgggccttattttttgtccaagcccattttttgggcatatatttttgcccaaaccctcttaCATTTCGAATAGGCCTTCGGGCCGGGCCAAGTGGCCCCACCCATGAACAGGTCTACTAAGTGCTCTCTCTCAATATCCTACATAAATCAATGGAAAGTTTTTTTAAATGAACTCTAAGATGTTGCTAATAATCATGACCGATTTAGCAAACCCTTTAATGAATAGAAGATTAACAGAAAAATTGAAATGAGTAGGTTGCAGCTATTGCATTTGGGATGATGCTCAAATACCCCATGAATTCCAGCCATATTCAAGACACTTAAGAGCACACTCATCCCTAAATATGATTAGGTATGGAAAAATGGCCCCCCTCTCTAACTCTTTTGCACCATACTAGACCCCATTTCTAGCCACCGATTATCCAGTTCTTGAATCGACGAGGGAATCCAACAACTCTCAGAACTTGGATAATGAAATTCCAAATGTCTTTCTAAGGTACATCCATGAACCAACTCCCGAGCCAGTAGCAAATTATCCACAAGTTCCTTCCATTAAAGCACTTTGGCTATTAGAGATAAGGCTGGGTAGACACTTGATTGTTTTATTGGAGGAGGCTACCATATTTCCAATGGCAAAAAAACATAGAATGATTTCCACTACATCTCCTCCAAAAATGCTATAGGAGGCTTGGAAGAATCTGGTTGGGTATGCATCAAGGCTAGGGGCCTTGTTTCCATTCATAGAGAATATGGTTGACTTATAATCTCCTCTGTTGTAAAACAAGAACAATCAAGTTTGATATTTCGTACGTACCACTTGATCAGCACTCTATCCAGCTATCTTGAAAGAGGCTCATAAATGATATTTCCTACTTGAATATATATTAAACAAATGCTTCAGATATTTTATATCATGGACAACAATTCCAACAAGTAAACTTCAAATTTAATTAGCAAAAGCCATTGCAATTAACAAAGCgacggagatatatatatatagtcacTTCAAATTTGCAAAAGCCATTCAAACAAAAGGACGACGACAAACACACTCTTCACTTTCATATGACCTAACAAACATGCAAATTGTGCATGTTAATTTGGGTGTATTTTCATGCAAAGTTGATCGAGTTTCGATGCAAATTAGGTCAACCAATTTAGCTACTTGCCCTTGGAATCTATTGCGTAGTAGTCGATAAGTAAAAACAAATTGCGGCGGCTTGAATGTATCAGAACAGCCGATTTATCGACTATCCAGCAGACCATATTCAAAGAAAAGTCTCTATGTCATAAGCTTTGACATTTGTCTCAAAACAATGTCCATAATCTAACTGTTCTTGAGTTAAACTGTGTGTGGTTTTTAAAAACAGGGTTATGTATTACTGTAAAAAATATCCTCATGAAGAACTGAAATATCGAAATTAGATAACAAAAACTtcatttaatctaaaacatattataaatttataaaagctGGAAGCGGCAAAATACAATGACGCCAACCCATGTTGTCTATTAACAAGGAATGTATGGAAGGAAATCAGCGGCTCAATCCGTACCGCCGAAAATGTTCTCAATATACAAACTCTTGTCTATACATACATAAGCCACGTGTATTCCTAGTTAGCTGCCACGTCTTCTTTTAGAACATCCTGAGCCAAGTTTCGGAACTCGTGGCATTCATCGGATTGAGTTGCCATTAATCCAACGCTCAATATCGTTTCTTCTTGCTGCCCTCCATGTTTCCTgcattaaaatttatatgaaGTGAAGAAAAATATCATTGCCAAAACTGGCTTGTCAACGAACGATCAAAAAAAGGATATTCAGATGTAATTAATGGAGGGTTACAAGGCGAAAAGAGTGATTGGTTCTGAAGTGATGATGGAAGGAAATGTTACCAAGAAAAAAAGGGGTCTCAAAGAGTTAAACTCTGGGGGGTTTATAGAACTGTCTGAAGAAGAACAGAAGAGGGACGAGGAAGGAGATAAAGGGGAGAGTGTCACGTGCCTGTCACATGGGTTTATATCGGTAATCGGACGGCGGAGAGCGATGGAAGACGCGGTGAAGGTGGCGATTGGAGTGATACAAGGGTATGATTTTTTCGCTGTGTACGACGGTCATGGTGGAGCAGGAGTCGCTAACGCTTGCCGTGACAGGATGCACCGGTTGGTGGTAAAGGAGGTGCAGGAAAGGACacgtggtggtggtggtggagggAAGGGAGTAGGATGGGAGAAGGTGATGTCAGCTTGTTTCGAGAAGATGGATGAGGAGGTCACCGGTGTTGAGTGTGGGACGACGGCTGCAGTCGATGAGGTCATGGAAACGATGGGATCAACGGCTGTGGTGGTGTTGGTAAGCAGGGAAGAAGTAGTGGTCGCAAATTGCGGTGACTCGAGAGCTGTTCTCTGTCGTGCCGGCACCGCCGTGGCTTTGTCCCATGATCATAAGGTGATTTTCTTCATTCATAACTAAGAACACGTACATGTTGGACCTTGGATATTAATATTGTAATAAACGCCTTTCATGGTTTTGGTTCTAACAGCCTGACAGACCCGATGAAAAGGAAAGAGTGGAAGCAGCTGGAGGAAGGGTCATAAACATTAATGGCAATCGTATCTTAGGAGTTCTTGCCACTTCAAGATCTATAGGTATTGCCTAAAACTCCATACTTGATCCCTTCTTATATAGGAAAAAATCATTTGATGATGAAATGGTGTTTAATCTGATTCAGGAGATCGATATTTGAAACCGTATGTAATCTCCAAACCAGAGGTGTCTGTGACTGAACGAACAAAATCCGACACCTTTGTTATATTAGCCAGTGATGGTTTATGGGATGTAGTTTCCAATGAACTTGCATGCGAAGTTGTGAAAAGATATTTAGATGGACATATAAAGATAACATTTTCAGACCACAACGACGGCTGTAGTGGAAATCGTGCGGCAGAGGCGGCAGCCATGCTAGCTGAGTTAGCAGTAGCTCGAGGGAGCACCGACAATATCAGTGTCATCGTAGTTGAGTTGAAAGCTTGAAATCACTCTTCTATATTCCCTCTTTTTTTATATGTTTCACTTTGTTTTCAAGTTGTAATATTAATATCACAGAGGGGTAACGGGTTAACATACAACGTTTGTTCTGCAATAGCAGTAAATATTTTTCTGTTAGATTATAAGGGAGATagcaattttaataaattaaaagatCCATTACTGTAAACTTCTTGATGCTTAAATGATAACTGTTTTTTATTTCTCTCTTTCATGGTAGCAGAGCCATGTAATTCTTGTCTAGAAAAGAGACGCAACTCAATTGAAACTTGAACAGCAGTGAAACAAAACATTGTTGTACAAACTATATTTATATTGGAAATACAAAATGCTGCAAAAGCTAGCAACATTACAACTCCAAAaaggattaaaaaaaaaaaaaaagaaggaaatcaGCTGCTCTGAAGtacatataaaaaaaaacaaGACTCCTTGCAATCTGTATGAGAAGTCATTTAGCTAACTTCTCAATCTTGtctcttacatatatatatatataataacaaatgAAGTAAAAGAGAAAGAGGATGAGCATTCCCTTTTTTTAAAATCTCTCTTCACTCCTTTCTCTTCCCATCTTCGGCTGTTATTTTACCTCAAATCAACAAGTAAGTTGAAAACCCTTaaacaagaaaatgaaaaataaccCTTTTCTTTTCCCCTGGACTGCATTCTGTATAGCTGCACAAATCTTACACCAAGTTGTAGCAATTTTCTTCTGTTGTTAAGCCACGTTGTAACTTGAAACTGAGACATCAGCCGGAGAAGCAGCATGGATGTATACAAACTCGAGACTCTTCCCTGCAGGTAAAGAGTTGAGATATGTTGGGAAACCATAAGAATTGCCAGATTTAGTGAGACCCCATATTGGACCATAAAGCTTTGATATAGACAGCTTTAGATCCTTTAGTGTCTTGGAAGACTTGTTGGTCATCACTATGGAATATCTGTAATAAGTTCTTCCTTTGTCATTCCAGGAAGTTGTCATCTTTTGCCGTATGGAAATTGGACTAGAAGTTGTGGCTGCAAAACAGAATTCCCAAATTAGATTTCATGATTTAATATCGATGACGAGTATGTTCATCAAACGAAACATGTACCAGGATTTGGAGTCGATTTGGCTTTCGGCTCTGCCTTCGGTTTAGCAGCTACTGGTTTAGGAACTGGGACAGCCTCTGCATTAATAGGCAAAGCCATGATCATCATGATTGCAAAATGTTAAAACCATGAAACATAATGGAGATATAAGCTGTATATACCGGGAAGCAGCTGGTTATAACCAGAATGACCGCTCCCGAGCCTAGCTAGTATGCCAAGAAGAGGAGCATTGTTGTAGGTAGCTGGCTCGGTTTGTTCATAATTGTCCCTTTCATCAGCGAAGTTATCATAGGCGTCGGGCCCTCCAACCACAGCACCAGTGAGGACATTAGGATCACTTGCTTTCCTTGTATACCAAGCTGCATAACCTTGTCGGCAGGCTATGAATTTAGAGTCAACCTTGATGGAAACAATCGAAGAACCACGATGATGAACTTGTCGAGGGAAATTGTTCCCATAACCAACCATGTAACTTGTACCCCTTGGATTGTCCCCAAGAAGGTAATCCACCTGAGATTTAGCAAAAGAAAGAAGCTGGGTTGGTGCAACATTGCCAGCAGCACACCTCAAAGTTCCTCTAGAGGAAGCGAGATAGTCAGAGTAGACGGTGGCTAAGAACGACGCGCTAGTCACGAACTGCATATTGTTCCATCTCTGTCGAAACATCAAACCACCGGGAGTCTTCTGAACATTACGGGTACCCTTTCCGATCAATGAACACATGAAATGCTCTGCCTTCTGATGGTACCTTTCAAATACCGGTGCATGCATACCAGCTTTGCCTTGCATTAAGAACTGCAGGTTAACCAAAAACATTATTACCACTTAGTAATTGTAGCATAAACAATAATTACTTGTTGACAAAGACAACGAATATACCTTGGCGACAAGGGTCTGAACCCCAGCGTACTTGACGTCCCAACCAAACTCAGTCATGGCCCAGCCGGTTCCGCCCATTGAGTCACCATTCTTTCCAAGATAGTTCAAGTAGTACTGATTGTTACTAGCTTGGTACAGCCATGCAGCAGCCCACAACAACTCGTcctatacaaaatttcaaatcccaaaatcaataaaaatgagCATCCCATTTTGTAGTAACATGGATCAAATAGTTTGTttaacaatttcttttcttttcttttcttttcttttttttaaaagaagaaGCTTACATTGTAGCCGCTGACGGATCGGTAGTATTTTTGGGCAACTGTGATGCTGCTGTCGTATTTGCCTCTGTACTTATCAGCAAAATCGAATAGCTGAAAACAGAAACCAAATATCAAAATGTGTATGTAATATGCGGAAAGAAGGAAGGGTAATTCTGGGATATGCGGGTTTAATTTGGACCGTCGACATAGTGTTAGTACGTGAGAAACGAAAATTTAAATTGAGACCTTTACGGTACAATGAACGATTGAGATCTACTAGTACAATAGATCTACACGGTCATAAGATAACTTATTACACGTGTTAAAGGTGCAAGGGCGCCATGATCCGATTTATACGCCGAAAAAGTTTACTACTACTTTAAACGACAACGTTTCCTTTAAAGACGAGACAAAATGTTAAACAGGTTTTTGGGGAAAAAGCAACTTGAACAGTTActaccaaaataaataaataaattctaaaattaaaaaaattaatttcatttataaataaaaattttatcgtGAACTGTAACTGTAAGCTAAAGGGAGTAGGAAAATAATACCTGATAAGCGTGGTGAAGAAGCTCGCTGGAATATGCAGGGTTGGAGCGGCGGAAGACGATTGAAGCGGCAGCCATGGCAGCTGCAGTTTCACCGGCAAGATCCGACCCGGGGTTGCTCGGGTCAATCTTGTAAGCGTGACGGTCGGTTGTCATGTCTTCGGGTCTTTGCCAACAGTAATGGTCAGTGTTTCCATCTcccacctaaaaaaaaaaaaaaaagaacaagttGATAGGAAATGGATCTTAGCCTTAAAATGTTGCTTTCGAGTTGGTGATTTGAAAAAGATCTGGACATATTAGTTACAAAAAACAATAGtgcatttaaatatatatatatacacctctCCGTAAAGGACATAAGGTTCCGGGTGGGCTTTGATAAGATAGTCAGTACCCCACTTGACGGCTTCCATGGCATGGCCGAGCTCTCCATTTGCAGCCATTGGTTTGCCGTACTCTATTATACTCCAGGACATCATTGTTATGGTGAATGCCATTGGAAGACCAAACTTCACATTGTCCCCTGCATCATAGTACCCTCCTACCAGATCCACCTGTTAAATTTCACAATCAAATTACAACCCCATAActctcaaaagaaaaaaaagtgggaCTATGGGAGTGGGAGTGTAAGTTTAGCTTACCCCACTGACTTTGCCGTCATTCAAGCCGGAATTAGCTCGCCATGTGACTCTCTGGTTATGAGGAAGATAACCAGATCTCTGAGCTTCAAAGAAGAGTATGCTCTTACTGAGAGCTTGGTTATAGTCATGCCAACCCAATGCAAAAGGAAGACAGAGTACCATTAAAAGCAGAGGAGCCATTGACATTGATTTCTCCATGTATTCACAGTAATCAGAAAGACactaaaaatcaaatttcaagaGAGTGAAAACCAAATCTGTTTCTATACTGCAAAAATGGGATTTCCTTCAACTTTCTAAAACTAATAAGAGGACCCCATTTTGGATTAAACACACAATGTGGGTAGAATTTTATCAGTTTAAAATTCCTGATGAACCCACCAACAAGAGGGAGATAGAGAGGAAGAGAGAGCAGTGAGAATGGGAAATGGAAGAGGAGCTGAAGCCTCTATATATTGCAAAAGGAAGGAAGCAACCGAGAGGCAAGAAATAGGAAGGGATCAATAAAtgcaatatttttaaattttatttcataataaaattatttttgccaTTTTGGAGGAGAGGAAAACGGCTGATAAAAGAAAAGAACAGGATCATGTGGGTGTCTCTGGCTCTTTACTGGGAAGAGTCGGTGTGGATTTTAATGCTATTTTAGGGTGAAAAAAATAGCAGCTGATGTTGAAAATATTATTACGTACAAAATTTAAAGTTGATGTTTTGATTTTGATTAGACTGAGTTCTCATTTGCCAAACCAAACAGGTAGGAGAAAAAAAAACGCAGGGCTGTGGGAGCCGAAGGTTTCAAGATTTTGAATGTCCATAATACCCCAGAAATCGGTCAGAACAACATGTCTCATTTTGCTACCAAAACCTGCACTGCACAAACTTGTGGCTACAAATATTGGACAATTTCGGCTTTGCAAATAATTGGGTTTGGCATTACAGGTCTATGTTATTAGGTAAAAGTTTTACAACTAAGACCTAAAAGTGATGTCCCCAGTTGGGTGGGGTTGCctgatttatatataatattaatagattttatgattatttaaactCAGTTCAACCCAAGttactattttaaatttatatgttttatttattaaattttaaatataagcaatttaatatacaatttttaatgtttataatatattattaatttattatatatttaattttatttattataaattacataatatattataaatttagaaaataatctAGCCTTGAACTTTACATATTAAAATCTTAAATTCAACCTAAATTTTTAATGAGTCTAACTTTTATTTGAGCTCATTTTTGAGATTAATATCTTTTAAGTAAATCCTTATAAATTCAAGTAAGCTTTTGAACTTAAACTAataacttaatatttatatataaggcTAATATTTTGCATACTGATTATTCTAATTTTATaagcaatttaatttatttttatcatattgtaacctttaaaattataaaacagaACTCCAAATAAATTTCTTATATATTTAATACATGCCATTTATTGAAGAAGGTTGGATGATGAAGCAAAAGAAATTGAACCAAAAAGCCATTATTTTTTGTCCAGCTAAAAGGGATTCAGGTTTTAAAACTAGGATGGTGGGATGAAGGTGTTAAAAATGCATGGGTGCCTCTACATATATTTAAgcattaatgaaaatttgtacAATGTAACACGTGCAAAATAAATTATACAATACGATACCTAAAATTTTACTTCATTTACCGACATCGCCCTGTCTCAtctttttataaatatttgaaaatatataaaaaggtTATTATCACCATAAATTACTATACACCTATAACATTGAatatgtaatttatttatttaacaaataaatcagaATCATAGAATAACTCGTTATAAGCCATGTTGCCAGATGTGTCAATGGAACACTTGATGCTTTGGCTAAGCTGCACATTTCAGATTCGCAGAAGGCTAGCCACCTCTCATGCCTTGTAGCCGCCGACAAAGAAGGAAGTGAGGACTTGTAACTACTCCTAAGTTAATCTTAGGTTTATTTTCTTTACCAAAGAGAAAAAAAACAAGTGTTACAGGTTGTATTTTTAAAAGAGAATGTAAGTTGGTTGAGATAAATAGACACGAATTTTAAATATagatcataaaataaattttaaaaaatataaaaaaatgaaaaaaattaattaatataatcagGAGcagaattaaaaaattattttagagtGATCAtagataaattataaatattttgaagaaTCGAAACTACCGTTTGTATGAACCAttgattatattatatttaaacaaACATCACATGAAGTTTGAGATTAAAGAGGAAAACTGAAAATTATGCCACATATTGCTCTTCATATTGTGGGGTGAACCCCGCTGTCAATTTACAGTGCAACATTTCCTTCATTGCCACAAAATCTGGGAGTCATCTGGATCGGTCACGAATCTTCCGGGCAAATCACGGTTTGCAGTGCCCATTAATTTGCCTGTTTCTATCCGTTACCAGTTTCTGATTAAAATATGACGCCCAATTTGAATCCAATTTTTGAAATACTgctattttataacttaaattactTCAAACAAATCATATCTATTTGTTTctccatttctttctttttttataattaaataataattctgCTCAAACTAATCTGTAAAAACAAATCATGTTTCAGATCCAACCTAAAATCAATTAATTCCACCTACGTCTATTGTTTTTAAAATCACTCAACAATTTtgtttttatccataaaattgcTCAAGAATTGtttctaaaataattaaattaatattttaaagaaatataataatatattatttttaaaataattaataatatactAAAATTTTATTATGTGTGTGGAAACTATACATTTAAAAGTAGATGTGTGTTTTGAATTAACCgaaaaactatttttttaaagGAAAACAAATAAGTTTTAATTgtgagtaaaagaaaatttaaatagttaaatatattatattaagaatattaaatgcaTTTCAATTGTCTATCATAGTCATGATGATCTAGAAATACGACTTGAGGTAAACTTTAAAAggtattggtttttttttttttgatgcagaatttaaatttttaagagATTTAATGTAATAAAGGGGATAC from Gossypium arboreum isolate Shixiya-1 chromosome 1, ASM2569848v2, whole genome shotgun sequence harbors:
- the LOC108469858 gene encoding protein phosphatase 2C 51-like; this translates as MEGYKAKRVIGSEVMMEGNVTKKKRGLKELNSGGFIELSEEEQKRDEEGDKGESVTCLSHGFISVIGRRRAMEDAVKVAIGVIQGYDFFAVYDGHGGAGVANACRDRMHRLVVKEVQERTRGGGGGGKGVGWEKVMSACFEKMDEEVTGVECGTTAAVDEVMETMGSTAVVVLVSREEVVVANCGDSRAVLCRAGTAVALSHDHKPDRPDEKERVEAAGGRVININGNRILGVLATSRSIGDRYLKPYVISKPEVSVTERTKSDTFVILASDGLWDVVSNELACEVVKRYLDGHIKITFSDHNDGCSGNRAAEAAAMLAELAVARGSTDNISVIVVELKA
- the LOC108469857 gene encoding endoglucanase 6 — translated: MEKSMSMAPLLLMVLCLPFALGWHDYNQALSKSILFFEAQRSGYLPHNQRVTWRANSGLNDGKVSGVDLVGGYYDAGDNVKFGLPMAFTITMMSWSIIEYGKPMAANGELGHAMEAVKWGTDYLIKAHPEPYVLYGEVGDGNTDHYCWQRPEDMTTDRHAYKIDPSNPGSDLAGETAAAMAAASIVFRRSNPAYSSELLHHAYQLFDFADKYRGKYDSSITVAQKYYRSVSGYNDELLWAAAWLYQASNNQYYLNYLGKNGDSMGGTGWAMTEFGWDVKYAGVQTLVAKFLMQGKAGMHAPVFERYHQKAEHFMCSLIGKGTRNVQKTPGGLMFRQRWNNMQFVTSASFLATVYSDYLASSRGTLRCAAGNVAPTQLLSFAKSQVDYLLGDNPRGTSYMVGYGNNFPRQVHHRGSSIVSIKVDSKFIACRQGYAAWYTRKASDPNVLTGAVVGGPDAYDNFADERDNYEQTEPATYNNAPLLGILARLGSGHSGYNQLLPEAVPVPKPVAAKPKAEPKAKSTPNPATTSSPISIRQKMTTSWNDKGRTYYRYSIVMTNKSSKTLKDLKLSISKLYGPIWGLTKSGNSYGFPTYLNSLPAGKSLEFVYIHAASPADVSVSSYNVA